In Helianthus annuus cultivar XRQ/B chromosome 9, HanXRQr2.0-SUNRISE, whole genome shotgun sequence, the following are encoded in one genomic region:
- the LOC118481884 gene encoding uncharacterized protein LOC118481884 isoform X4, with the protein MGRRTESWLAQQWSSPTFTTSPNHSCYISEFLVSVYSVYFHSFHIIFATYLDPKDLIRADAVLVEEADLIQSSEASLASVLELMEFWQGAWF; encoded by the exons ATGGGAAGAAGAACCGAGTCCTGGTTGGCTCAACAGTGGTCTTCTCCCACATTCACCACATCTCCGAATCACAGCTGTTACATCTCTGAGTTCCTGGTTTCTGTTTACTCAGTCTACTTCCATTCTTTTCATATAATAT TTGCGACATATCTGGATCCTAAAGATCTAATCAGAGCCGATGCTGTTCTTGTAGAAGAAGCTGATCTGATTCAGA GTTCAGAAGCTAGCTTAGCATCAGTTTTGGAATTAATGGAATTTTGGCAAGGCGCATGGTTCTAA
- the LOC118481884 gene encoding uncharacterized protein LOC118481884 isoform X2 codes for MGRRTESWLAQQWSSPTFTTSPNHSCYISEFLVSVYSVYFHSFHIICEFMLLFLYGFILSCLYPILHQLGYLLPNWLYCCCVHAGDVIVATYLDPKDLIRADAVLVEEADLIQSMGLCSLSCCFRW; via the exons ATGGGAAGAAGAACCGAGTCCTGGTTGGCTCAACAGTGGTCTTCTCCCACATTCACCACATCTCCGAATCACAGCTGTTACATCTCTGAGTTCCTGGTTTCTGTTTACTCAGTCTACTTCCATTCTTTTCATATAATATGTGAGTTCATGCTCCTCTTTCTCTACGGTTTCATTTTGTCGTGTTTATACCCAATTCTGCATCAACTTGGATATTTGCTTCCGAATTGGCTGTATTGTTGTTGTGTTCATGCTGGTGATGTCATTG TTGCGACATATCTGGATCCTAAAGATCTAATCAGAGCCGATGCTGTTCTTGTAGAAGAAGCTGATCTGATTCAGA GTATGGGTTTGTGCTCTTTATCGTGTTGCTTTCGATGGTAG
- the LOC118481884 gene encoding uncharacterized protein LOC118481884 isoform X5, producing MLLFLYGFILSCLYPILHQLGYLLPNWLYCCCVHAGDVIGSIVATYLDPKDLIRADAVLVEEADLIQSSEASLASVLELMEFWQGAWF from the exons ATGCTCCTCTTTCTCTACGGTTTCATTTTGTCGTGTTTATACCCAATTCTGCATCAACTTGGATATTTGCTTCCGAATTGGCTGTATTGTTGTTGTGTTCATGCTGGTGATGTCATTG GTAGCATTG TTGCGACATATCTGGATCCTAAAGATCTAATCAGAGCCGATGCTGTTCTTGTAGAAGAAGCTGATCTGATTCAGA GTTCAGAAGCTAGCTTAGCATCAGTTTTGGAATTAATGGAATTTTGGCAAGGCGCATGGTTCTAA
- the LOC118481884 gene encoding uncharacterized protein LOC118481884 isoform X3 gives MGRRTESWLAQQWSSPTFTTSPNHSCYISEFLVSVYSVYFHSFHIICSIVATYLDPKDLIRADAVLVEEADLIQSSEASLASVLELMEFWQGAWF, from the exons ATGGGAAGAAGAACCGAGTCCTGGTTGGCTCAACAGTGGTCTTCTCCCACATTCACCACATCTCCGAATCACAGCTGTTACATCTCTGAGTTCCTGGTTTCTGTTTACTCAGTCTACTTCCATTCTTTTCATATAATAT GTAGCATTG TTGCGACATATCTGGATCCTAAAGATCTAATCAGAGCCGATGCTGTTCTTGTAGAAGAAGCTGATCTGATTCAGA GTTCAGAAGCTAGCTTAGCATCAGTTTTGGAATTAATGGAATTTTGGCAAGGCGCATGGTTCTAA
- the LOC118481884 gene encoding uncharacterized protein LOC118481884 isoform X6, whose product MGRRTESWLAQQWSSPTFTTSPNHSCYISEFLVSVYSVYFHSFHIIFATYLDPKDLIRADAVLVEEADLIQSMGLCSLSCCFRW is encoded by the exons ATGGGAAGAAGAACCGAGTCCTGGTTGGCTCAACAGTGGTCTTCTCCCACATTCACCACATCTCCGAATCACAGCTGTTACATCTCTGAGTTCCTGGTTTCTGTTTACTCAGTCTACTTCCATTCTTTTCATATAATAT TTGCGACATATCTGGATCCTAAAGATCTAATCAGAGCCGATGCTGTTCTTGTAGAAGAAGCTGATCTGATTCAGA GTATGGGTTTGTGCTCTTTATCGTGTTGCTTTCGATGGTAG
- the LOC118481884 gene encoding uncharacterized protein LOC118481884 isoform X1, giving the protein MGRRTESWLAQQWSSPTFTTSPNHSCYISEFLVSVYSVYFHSFHIICEFMLLFLYGFILSCLYPILHQLGYLLPNWLYCCCVHAGDVIVATYLDPKDLIRADAVLVEEADLIQSSEASLASVLELMEFWQGAWF; this is encoded by the exons ATGGGAAGAAGAACCGAGTCCTGGTTGGCTCAACAGTGGTCTTCTCCCACATTCACCACATCTCCGAATCACAGCTGTTACATCTCTGAGTTCCTGGTTTCTGTTTACTCAGTCTACTTCCATTCTTTTCATATAATATGTGAGTTCATGCTCCTCTTTCTCTACGGTTTCATTTTGTCGTGTTTATACCCAATTCTGCATCAACTTGGATATTTGCTTCCGAATTGGCTGTATTGTTGTTGTGTTCATGCTGGTGATGTCATTG TTGCGACATATCTGGATCCTAAAGATCTAATCAGAGCCGATGCTGTTCTTGTAGAAGAAGCTGATCTGATTCAGA GTTCAGAAGCTAGCTTAGCATCAGTTTTGGAATTAATGGAATTTTGGCAAGGCGCATGGTTCTAA